The Ignavibacteria bacterium genome contains a region encoding:
- a CDS encoding amino acid adenylation domain-containing protein, giving the protein MNTNIEDIYPLSPMQRGMLFHSLLSSETGVYIEQTSCTFHGPMDIYSFKCAWEKVAERHQVLRSAFMWEDVDEPLQIVYKDVELPFKILDWQNEAGKEEKLEELLRLEVEEGFALENAPLMKLVIIKADTDLHYFIWTQHHILFDGWSAQIIIKEVFEVYNALINNSTARLNVVRPFRDYISWLQRQDIKKAEAFWRITLEDLSNNTSFRPRAFRKREGGYMRRNVEINSEISSLVNAFCRKNRLTINTLFQGFWALILASYTGHDDIVFGSTVSGRPTDLLNIDSTVGLFINTLPVRIKIEPEITLAAWLRNIQFQQAEQRKYEYCALTDIQGWSRIPREVPLFDSIIVFENYPASAALSRLKEKISIDEVRSHTRTNYPLTIALGVGEEISIEMAYDESFFDSEEIEALFSHFKALLSSVSLNAEKKLNEISILSDEESNRILREFSHGADALALEDISIPECFKSVAAIYGNMTACCKNDSKISYRELDEKADRLAHNLISNGLVLEDIVAIVSERSVDMIVSIMAVLRSGGAFLPIDPSYPVDRISYMIEDSDVKLILTQKHLLDKIPVTSKKVILMDSEEELYSSGGNHTEVKIHPENLAYVIYTSGSTGKPKGTMLSHKGVINLARVKKEILRLSSGKRVLQFSSFSFDASICEIFMSLLTGSTLCLCDKEDILSGGRLMNLMSEQKINFLLLPPSYLSVLPDKDLPDLEVLVTGGEAATWSLIEKWSKGRKYFNAYGPTEATVCTTLHECSLEDMDLSQTPPIGRAISNLRTYILDRSMHPVPVGAPGELFIAGVGLARGYLGKPELTAEKFLPDPFSGEKGSRLYRTGDMVRYLKDGKIEFLGRMDSQIKLRGFRIELQEIESQIRSYAGVKEAVVVLREDNIGGSRLVAYIVAEEEDFDTSGLQAYLKTKLPEYMLPKFIIRLEKMPLNTSGKIDRSGLPEPEVKQDNSGHEKQKTVTEEILANIWADILKLDKVAAGDNFFELGGHSLLATQLISRIRDAFSIEIPFNILFEEKTLSALAERIDRIVRSDMEVPDKPVKYDVAEKIPLSFPQQRLWFLDKLQPGMTSYNIPAAVKIIGEINLSLLTEAVNTVAGRHQVLKTLFREIDGQPVQVINHDFRADIKITDLKDTAGENRLKEVDRIMDTETSRPFNLQEGPLFRIHILLLSKDECIILFVIHHIIADGWSMSILVNEVASAYEALIKNKNLALPELNLQYTDYSIWQNRMYEAGKFSQQLNYWKDKLSNIPQVSGLYTDFPRKPILSVNGNSASDILDTDTLKELLELSRKEGATLFMSLLAAFNILLHKYSGQYNISIGAPVAGRVRTEIENLIGFFVNNVVLLTELERGLTFKELLKKVRTTSLEAYANQDVPFEKVVEAVAPLRDLSRSPLFQVMFVFQNFRTNGFDLEDLQISSYPIRSTTSNFDLSMVLNESEEGLMMALEYNSDLFKPETIELMLRHYKNIIKSVLLDPDVTIEDLNILLPAEEDKILRGWNSTAMQYPPVSVVERFNEVVNENPACNSVVMAASDGTILEELSYSGLNIRSERLASLLMRNQIGREDIVAIVSERSVDMIVSIMAVLRSGGAFLPIDPSYPVDRISYMIEDSDVKLILTQKHLLDKIPVTSKKVILMDSEEELYSSGGNHTEVKIHPENLAYVIYTSGSTGKPKGTMLSHKGVVNLSYVQKESFSLSPGERVMQFSSLSFDASVWEIFMALLSGSTLYLCRRDTTLSGEKLRDYLKNNGINVLTLPPSVLSFIPYDILSELDVLVTAGEAAAWSLIEKWSKGRKYFNAYGPTEATVCTTLHECSLEDMDLSQTPPIGRAISNLRTYILDRSMHPVPVGAPGELFIAGVGLARGYLGKPELTAEKFLPDPFSGEKGSRLYRTGDMVRYLKDGKIEFLGRMDSQIKLRGFRIELQEIESQIRSYAGVKEAVVVLREDNIGGSRLVAYIVAEEEDFDTSGLQAYLKTKLPEYMLPKFIIRLEKMPLNTSGKIDRNGLAAMDPGHAAKKVEYTAPRTRTEKAVTDIASGLLNLEKAGIYDNFFELGGHSLLASQLVSRIREAVGIEIPLRLVFEKPVFADLALEIELLEKGNDERKDETIKRVSRDSYRAVKSDLIK; this is encoded by the coding sequence ATGAATACTAATATTGAAGACATTTATCCTCTTTCCCCGATGCAGAGGGGTATGCTCTTCCACAGCCTGTTGTCTTCTGAAACCGGCGTTTATATAGAGCAGACGAGCTGTACTTTTCATGGTCCTATGGATATTTACTCCTTTAAGTGCGCCTGGGAAAAAGTTGCCGAACGTCATCAGGTCCTCAGAAGCGCTTTTATGTGGGAAGATGTGGATGAGCCCCTCCAGATAGTCTATAAAGATGTTGAACTCCCTTTTAAGATTCTAGACTGGCAGAATGAGGCCGGAAAAGAAGAAAAACTTGAAGAATTGCTGAGACTGGAAGTAGAAGAAGGTTTCGCCCTGGAAAACGCTCCTCTGATGAAACTGGTTATCATTAAAGCAGATACTGATCTTCACTACTTCATATGGACTCAGCACCACATCCTTTTCGACGGCTGGAGCGCACAGATAATTATTAAGGAGGTCTTTGAAGTCTATAATGCGCTGATAAATAACAGTACCGCCCGGCTTAATGTAGTCCGCCCGTTCCGGGACTATATTTCCTGGCTGCAGAGGCAGGATATTAAAAAAGCCGAAGCGTTCTGGAGAATTACTCTTGAAGACTTGAGCAATAATACTTCTTTTAGACCCCGCGCCTTCCGTAAAAGGGAAGGGGGATACATGAGGAGGAATGTGGAAATAAACAGTGAAATTTCCTCACTGGTTAATGCATTCTGCAGGAAAAACAGGCTGACAATAAATACTCTTTTCCAGGGTTTCTGGGCCTTGATCCTCGCATCTTACACCGGTCATGACGACATAGTCTTCGGCTCTACTGTCTCGGGAAGACCCACAGACTTGCTGAATATAGATTCCACAGTGGGGCTGTTTATAAATACTCTGCCCGTCAGGATTAAAATTGAACCGGAAATTACTCTTGCCGCCTGGCTTAGAAATATTCAGTTCCAGCAGGCCGAGCAGAGAAAATATGAGTACTGCGCCTTAACAGATATACAGGGCTGGAGCCGGATACCCCGTGAGGTCCCGCTTTTCGACAGCATTATTGTCTTTGAAAACTATCCTGCTTCTGCGGCCTTAAGCCGCCTGAAAGAGAAAATTTCAATCGATGAAGTAAGGTCCCATACCAGGACCAATTATCCTCTGACTATAGCTCTCGGGGTCGGAGAGGAAATTTCAATTGAAATGGCTTATGATGAATCCTTTTTTGACAGTGAGGAAATTGAAGCCCTGTTTTCTCACTTTAAGGCCCTGCTTTCCAGTGTCTCGCTGAACGCTGAAAAGAAACTTAACGAAATAAGTATTCTGTCAGATGAAGAAAGTAACAGAATTTTAAGAGAGTTCAGCCATGGTGCCGATGCCTTGGCGCTTGAGGACATCTCTATCCCTGAATGCTTTAAGTCCGTTGCCGCCATTTATGGGAATATGACTGCATGCTGCAAAAATGACTCAAAGATAAGCTATAGGGAGTTGGATGAAAAGGCAGACCGGCTGGCCCATAACCTTATTAGTAACGGCCTTGTCCTGGAGGACATAGTTGCAATTGTGTCCGAAAGGTCAGTTGATATGATAGTAAGCATAATGGCTGTACTTAGGTCAGGAGGAGCCTTCCTTCCCATAGACCCCTCGTACCCTGTGGACCGAATAAGCTACATGATAGAAGATTCCGATGTAAAGCTGATACTTACACAGAAACACCTATTGGATAAAATACCTGTGACGTCAAAGAAGGTAATCCTGATGGATTCTGAAGAGGAATTATATTCATCAGGGGGGAACCATACTGAAGTAAAAATACATCCTGAAAACCTTGCATACGTGATCTACACTTCAGGCTCTACCGGCAAACCCAAAGGTACCATGCTCAGCCACAAAGGGGTGATTAACCTTGCCCGCGTTAAAAAAGAAATACTCCGGCTCTCATCGGGCAAAAGGGTATTGCAGTTCTCATCCTTCAGCTTTGATGCCTCAATTTGTGAGATTTTTATGTCGCTTCTTACCGGCAGTACACTCTGCCTGTGCGATAAAGAAGACATCCTCTCAGGCGGGAGATTGATGAATCTAATGTCGGAACAAAAAATTAATTTTCTCCTTCTGCCTCCTTCATATTTATCTGTACTGCCTGATAAGGATCTGCCTGATCTGGAGGTGCTTGTTACGGGCGGCGAGGCCGCAACCTGGAGCCTGATCGAAAAGTGGTCAAAGGGGAGGAAGTACTTCAACGCATACGGTCCCACGGAGGCAACGGTCTGCACTACACTCCATGAGTGCTCCTTAGAGGACATGGATCTCTCACAGACGCCTCCGATCGGAAGGGCAATATCAAACCTCAGGACATACATACTGGATAGGTCAATGCACCCGGTACCTGTTGGTGCCCCTGGAGAACTCTTCATTGCAGGAGTAGGGCTGGCAAGGGGATACCTCGGAAAGCCGGAACTTACGGCAGAGAAGTTCCTGCCCGATCCTTTCTCGGGTGAAAAGGGAAGCCGCCTTTATAGAACAGGAGACATGGTAAGATACTTAAAAGACGGGAAGATTGAATTCTTAGGAAGGATGGACAGCCAGATAAAGCTCAGGGGATTTAGAATAGAGCTCCAGGAAATTGAGTCGCAGATAAGGAGCTATGCCGGTGTAAAAGAAGCCGTGGTAGTCTTAAGGGAAGACAACATTGGCGGCAGCCGCCTTGTTGCATACATTGTAGCTGAAGAAGAGGACTTTGACACTTCGGGCCTTCAGGCATACCTTAAGACCAAGCTCCCCGAGTACATGCTGCCAAAGTTCATCATAAGGCTTGAGAAAATGCCACTTAACACCAGCGGGAAAATTGACAGAAGCGGCCTTCCTGAGCCTGAAGTAAAACAGGATAATTCCGGACACGAAAAACAGAAAACAGTTACTGAGGAAATTCTTGCCAACATCTGGGCGGATATTCTTAAGCTTGACAAAGTGGCTGCTGGAGATAACTTCTTTGAACTTGGCGGGCATTCACTCCTTGCAACTCAGCTTATCTCCAGAATCCGTGACGCTTTTAGTATTGAAATTCCTTTTAACATCCTCTTTGAAGAAAAAACACTTTCTGCCTTGGCTGAAAGAATTGACCGTATTGTCAGGTCTGACATGGAAGTCCCGGATAAACCGGTTAAATATGACGTGGCGGAGAAAATTCCTTTGTCTTTCCCTCAGCAGAGACTTTGGTTCCTGGATAAACTCCAGCCCGGTATGACCTCCTACAATATCCCTGCTGCTGTAAAAATTATCGGGGAAATAAATCTTAGCCTCCTTACGGAGGCTGTTAACACCGTTGCGGGACGCCATCAGGTGCTTAAAACTCTGTTCAGGGAAATTGACGGGCAGCCGGTCCAGGTTATTAACCATGACTTTAGGGCGGATATAAAAATCACCGACTTAAAGGACACTGCGGGTGAAAACCGGCTAAAGGAAGTTGACCGGATCATGGACACGGAAACGTCCAGACCATTTAACCTGCAGGAAGGCCCCCTTTTTAGGATCCATATCCTCCTCCTGTCAAAGGATGAATGCATTATCCTTTTTGTCATACACCACATAATTGCAGACGGATGGTCTATGTCAATATTAGTTAATGAAGTGGCCTCGGCTTATGAAGCCCTCATTAAAAATAAAAACCTTGCGCTTCCTGAACTGAACCTGCAGTACACAGATTACTCCATCTGGCAGAACCGTATGTATGAGGCAGGAAAATTTTCTCAGCAGCTTAATTACTGGAAAGATAAATTAAGTAATATCCCGCAGGTAAGCGGGCTCTATACAGATTTTCCCAGGAAACCTATCCTCTCAGTTAACGGAAATTCTGCCTCGGATATTCTGGACACAGATACCCTTAAAGAACTCCTTGAGCTTAGCCGGAAAGAAGGCGCTACTCTTTTTATGAGCCTCCTTGCCGCATTTAATATACTTCTGCACAAGTATTCGGGACAGTATAATATTTCCATCGGGGCCCCGGTTGCAGGCAGGGTCAGAACTGAAATTGAAAACCTCATTGGCTTCTTTGTAAACAACGTCGTACTGCTGACTGAATTAGAACGGGGGCTCACATTTAAAGAACTCCTGAAGAAAGTAAGGACAACTTCTTTGGAGGCTTACGCAAATCAGGACGTGCCTTTTGAAAAGGTTGTCGAGGCCGTTGCCCCTCTGAGGGATCTGAGCCGGTCTCCTTTGTTTCAGGTGATGTTCGTTTTCCAGAACTTCCGGACAAACGGATTTGACCTTGAGGACCTGCAGATTTCTTCTTACCCCATTAGAAGCACTACTTCCAATTTTGACCTGTCAATGGTATTAAATGAGTCGGAAGAAGGTTTAATGATGGCATTGGAATATAATTCCGACCTTTTTAAGCCCGAAACAATTGAATTGATGCTCAGGCATTATAAAAATATTATTAAATCTGTCCTTCTGGATCCTGACGTAACAATTGAAGATTTGAACATACTCCTGCCCGCTGAAGAGGATAAAATCCTCCGCGGCTGGAACAGTACAGCCATGCAGTACCCTCCTGTGTCTGTTGTCGAAAGGTTTAATGAGGTAGTAAATGAAAACCCTGCCTGTAATTCAGTTGTTATGGCAGCCTCTGACGGCACAATCCTGGAGGAACTAAGTTATTCAGGCTTAAATATCCGCTCAGAAAGACTGGCTTCGCTTCTTATGCGTAACCAGATCGGCCGTGAGGACATAGTGGCAATTGTATCCGAAAGGTCAGTTGATATGATAGTAAGCATAATGGCTGTACTTAGGTCAGGAGGAGCCTTCCTTCCCATAGACCCCTCGTACCCTGTGGACCGAATAAGCTACATGATAGAAGATTCCGATGTAAAGCTGATACTTACACAGAAACACCTATTGGATAAAATACCTGTGACGTCAAAGAAGGTAATCCTGATGGATTCTGAAGAGGAATTATATTCATCAGGGGGGAACCATACTGAAGTAAAAATACATCCTGAAAACCTTGCATACGTGATCTACACTTCAGGCTCTACCGGCAAACCCAAAGGTACCATGCTCAGCCATAAGGGTGTTGTTAATTTGTCTTATGTACAGAAGGAATCCTTCAGTCTTTCTCCGGGCGAAAGGGTAATGCAGTTCTCCTCACTCAGCTTTGATGCCTCTGTCTGGGAAATATTCATGGCGCTTTTAAGCGGTTCCACTTTGTATCTGTGCCGTAGGGATACCACGCTTTCAGGTGAAAAACTAAGGGACTATCTGAAAAATAACGGCATAAATGTGCTTACTCTGCCTCCTTCCGTACTGTCATTTATTCCTTATGACATCTTATCGGAGCTGGACGTACTTGTAACGGCAGGTGAGGCCGCAGCCTGGAGCCTGATCGAAAAGTGGTCAAAGGGGAGGAAGTACTTCAACGCATACGGTCCCACGGAGGCAACGGTCTGCACTACACTCCATGAGTGCTCCTTAGAGGACATGGATCTCTCACAGACGCCTCCGATCGGAAGGGCAATATCAAACCTCAGGACATACATACTGGATAGGTCAATGCACCCGGTACCTGTTGGTGCCCCTGGAGAACTCTTCATTGCAGGAGTAGGGCTGGCAAGGGGATACCTCGGAAAGCCGGAACTTACGGCAGAGAAGTTCCTGCCCGATCCTTTCTCGGGTGAAAAGGGAAGCCGCCTTTATAGAACAGGAGACATGGTAAGATACTTAAAAGACGGGAAGATTGAATTCTTAGGAAGGATGGACAGCCAGATAAAGCTCAGGGGATTTAGAATAGAGCTCCAGGAAATTGAGTCGCAGATAAGGAGCTATGCCGGTGTAAAAGAAGCCGTGGTAGTCTTAAGGGAAGACAACATTGGCGGCAGCCGCCTTGTTGCATACATTGTAGCTGAAGAAGAGGACTTTGACACTTCGGGCCTTCAGGCATACCTTAAGACCAAGCTCCCCGAGTACATGCTGCCAAAGTTCATCATAAGGCTTGAGAAAATGCCACTTAACACCAGCGGTAAAATTGACAGGAATGGCCTTGCCGCAATGGATCCGGGGCATGCGGCTAAAAAAGTGGAATATACTGCACCAAGAACCCGCACTGAAAAAGCAGTTACGGATATTGCCTCCGGACTCTTAAACCTCGAAAAAGCCGGGATCTATGATAACTTCTTTGAGCTTGGCGGCCACTCATTATTGGCATCCCAGCTTGTAAGCCGTATTAGAGAGGCTGTGGGAATTGAAATTCCTTTAAGACTGGTGTTTGAAAAACCTGTATTTGCGGATTTAGCCCTGGAAATTGAACTGCTGGAAAAAGGAAATGACGAAAGGAAAGATGAAACGATTAAACGCGTCTCCAGGGATTCTTACCGCGCCGTGAAGTCAGACTTAATTAAATAG